From Panicum hallii strain FIL2 chromosome 2, PHallii_v3.1, whole genome shotgun sequence, a single genomic window includes:
- the LOC112879661 gene encoding AAA-ATPase At4g25835-like, producing the protein MKEYWTALASLMGAFAFLQGVLHAVFPAELRAAVARLLGRLTRAFSPYCYFDVTEMDGMSTNEIYDAVQLYLSSTAAPASGARLSLSRPLNASSFTFGLAASDRVADTFAGSAVTWEHVVAPRQGQGFSWRPLPEEKRRFTLRIRRGDRDKLLPAYLDHILAAAADIRRRSQDRLLYTNARGGAMDARGLPWDPVPFKHPSTFDTLAMDPARKAAIMADLRDFADGSAFYERTGRAWKRGYLLYGPPGTGKSSMIAAMANYLGYDVYDLELTEVSSNAELRKLLMKTTSKSIIVIEDIDCSVDLTNRAKPPPAPKPRPSIDGAIDQDGGAGAGRSITLSGLLNFTDGLWSCCGAERIFVFTTNHIEKLDPALLRSGRMDMHIFMSYCSFPALRILLKNYLGFQSDEELDRLGDAAAVLRGLEEWVDAAEITPADVSEVLIKNRRSGKAEAMRELLDVLKFRAENRRRGGGAAAAAPGKEAGGDNEEEEEEKRALESPKEGKEQAGIDSCGDGQDEEAEAKKQV; encoded by the coding sequence ATGAAGGAGTACTGGACGGCGCTGGCGTCGCTGATGGGCGCGTTCGCGTTCTTGCAGGGGGTGCTGCACGCGGTGTTCCCGGCAGagctgcgggcggcggtggcgcgcctGCTGGGGCGGCTCACGCGGGCCTTCTCCCCCTACTGCTACTTCGACGTCACGGAGATGGACGGCATGAGCACCAACGAGATCTACGACGCCGTTCAGCTCTACCTCAGCAGCACCGCCGCGCCGGCGTCGGGGGCCCGCCTCAGCCTCTCGCGCCCGCTCAACGCCTCCTCCTTCACCTTCGGGCTCGCCGCCAGCGACCGCGTCGCCGACACCTTCGCGGGCTCCGCCGTCACGTGGGAGCACGTGGTCGCGCCGCGCCAGGGGCAGGGCTTCTCGTGGCGCCCGCTCCCCGAGGAGAAGCGCCGGTTCACGCTCCGCATCCGCCGCGGGGACAGGGACAAGCTGCTCCCGGCGTACCTCGACCACATCCTCGCCGCGGCGGCAGACATCCGGCGCCGCAGCCAGGACCGGCTGCTCTACACCaacgcgcgcggcggggccatGGACGCGCGCGGCCTGCCCTGGGACCCCGTGCCGTTCAAGCACCCCAGCACGTTCGACACGCTCGCTATGGACCCGGCGCGGAAGGCGGCAATTATGGCCGACCTCCGCGACTTCGCCGACGGGAGCGCGTTCTACGAGCGCACCGGCCGCGCCTGGAAGCGCGGGTACCTCCTGTACGGGCCGCCCGGGACGGGCAAGTCCAGCATGATCGCAGCGATGGCGAACTACCTCGGCTACGACGTGTACGACCTGGAGCTGACCGAGGTCAGCAGCAACGCGGAGCTCCGGAAGCTGCTGATGAAGACGACGTCCAAGTCCATCATCGTGATCGAGGACATCGACTGCTCCGTCGACCTCACCAACCGCGccaagccgccgccggcgcccaagcCGCGGCCGAGCATCGACGGCGCGATCGACCAGgacggcggcgcaggggcggggcGGTCGATCACGCTCTCCGGTCTGCTCAACTTCACAGACGGGCTGTGGTCCTGCTGCGGCGCGGAGCGCATCTTCGTGTTCACCACCAACCACATCGAGAAGCTGGACCCGGCGCTGCTCCGGTCGGGCCGCATGGACATGCACATCTTCATGTCCTACTGCTCGTTCCCGGCGCTCAGGATCCTGCTCAAGAACTACCTCGGCTTCCAGAGCGACGAGGAGCTGGACCGACtcggcgacgcggcggcggtcCTGCGCGGGCTCGAGGAGTGGGTCGACGCCGCGGAGATCACGCCGGCGGACGTGAGCGAGGTGCTGATCAAGAACCGCAGGAGCGGCAAGGCGGAGGCAATGCGCGAGCTGCTCGACGTCCTCAAGTTCCGCGCCGAGAATcggcgccggggcggcggcgccgcggccgcggccccggggaaggaggccggcggcgacaacgaggaggaagaggaggagaagcGTGCGCTGGAGAGCCCCAAGGAGGGGAAGGAGCAGGCCGGCATCGACAGCTGCGGCGACGGACAGGAcgaggaggccgaggccaagAAGCAGGTGTGA